The Cydia pomonella isolate Wapato2018A unplaced genomic scaffold, ilCydPomo1 PGA_scaffold_80, whole genome shotgun sequence genome window below encodes:
- the LOC133534297 gene encoding uncharacterized protein LOC133534297: MLLHAKHTLTKLIFTHEHIRLLHAGPQLLLCSVRDLIWPVGGRNLARSTAHNCVTCKRIAGQTLKNIMGNLPAQRLNADFPFTSTAVDLAGPYLITDRRGRGCKITKCYLCLFICLRYKCVHLEAVSDLSKDAFVLALRRFIARRGKPAELFCDNGRNLVAAAKEINDFIQFKELYENDISEFAAGQGMKFKFAPAYAPNFNGYAEAGIKSAKFHLKRILGNTHLTFEELSSLFSQVEAILNSRPLCPLSSSPNDFYPLTPGHFLICRPLTSLPSPPLQDRNPNRLDRYLRLEQLRQHFWKRWSAEFVSLQQQRYKWRERQRDLRLGELVLIKEEGLPPLLWRMGRVVKLYNGKDGVPRVADINTARGIVKRALNRMCPLPVQQRES; this comes from the coding sequence ATGTTGTTACATGCTAAACACACACTAACCAAACTCATTTTTACACATGAACACATACGTCTCCTACATGCAGGACCACAGCTATTGCTATGCTCAGTGCGGGACTTGATATGGCCGGTCGGAGGCAGAAACCTCGCGAGAAGCACGGCCCACAATTGTGTCACTTGTAAAAGAATCGCTGgccaaactttaaaaaatataatgggcAATTTACCAGCGCAACGCTTAAATGCTGATTTTCCATTCACGTCAACAGCTGTAGACTTAGCCGGTCCTTATTTAATAACAGATCGCCGTGGGCGTGGATGTAAAATCACGAAATGTTATCTGTGTCTATTTATATGTTTAAGATATAAATGTGTTCACTTAGAGGCTGTGAGCGACTTGTCTAAAGATGCATTTGTGCTAGCACTCCGCAGATTTATCGCCAGGCGCGGCAAACCTGCGGAGCTGTTTTGTGATAATGGTAGAAATCTAGTAGCTGCAGCTAaagaaataaacgatttcatacaatttaaagaaTTGTATGAAAACGATATATCTGAATTTGCAGCTGGTCAAggtatgaaatttaaatttgcacCAGCTTATGCACCTAACTTTAATGGCTACGCTGAGGCCGGCATTAAAAGCGCCAAATTTCACCTCAAACGAATTTTGGGTAACACACATCTCACATTTGAAGAGCTTTCGTCTCTTTTTAGCCAAGTGGAGGCAATTTTGAACAGTAGGCCTCTCTGCCCACTCTCCTCCTCCCCTAATGACTTTTACCCCCTTACTCCCGGGCACTTTCTCATTTGTAGGCCGCTCACGTCGCTGCCGTCGCCGCCCCTGCAGGACCGGAACCCGAACCGCCTGGACCGCTACCTGAGGCTGGAGCAGCTGCGGCAACACTTCTGGAAACGCTGGTCGGCCGAGTTCGTGTCCCTGCAGCAGCAGCGCTACAAGTGGCGCGAGAGGCAGCGCGATCTACGGCTGGGAGAACTCGTACTCATCAAGGAGGAAGGCTTGCCGCCGTTGCTATGGCGCATGGGCAGAGTCGTCAAACTATATAACGGAAAGGATGGCGTGCCACGCGTTGCAGACATCAATACCGCTAGAGGGATAGTCAAGCGAGCGCTCAACCGAATGTGCCCGCTGCCTGTACAACAGAGAGAGTCCTGA
- the LOC133534298 gene encoding uncharacterized protein LOC133534298, producing the protein MAEAAKREALLAELRVKRGSIKGQVSKFRGYLSTIKDDEVLTGVKVNELTLRLNKVIELSTRLDELQTSIEVTNSDNLESELSERDINETHINSAIATAQSILERSQALKTSPEASVKTCISGGCNSEHLGFKLPQIKISKFDGSYYKWMEFKDLYESLIHNNEHIKPIHKFHYLSSYLEGEASRVIANLEVSTDNYNEAWKLLCDRFSNKRQLITNHLNALFNLDPIQRESDKSLRFLSDHVTKNLRALKTLGQPTEHWDTMLVHLLSAKLDTNTNSKWEEHRNTLKEWPTLDDFREFLKNRADILENLYRSKRDKQANHKPEPVAIKTLFKHDKNIKTFMISEKQSDHKGRPCVVCHGDHRVYDCPTFRKMSVDERWSRASSLKLCHVCLRPDHETRACKLNGCRVCRRRHNTYLHNTPNNTSSSGASKEQTVQATNSAMGDVACSSTMLTSDSAEVPNTFTANTLLTNSEALLSTALIEIVNPFNNKKETVKCLLDSCSQSNYLTEALRQRLQLDLQPLTASNVTGIGNTPLTYKPVRCAAHIKSKLSDFNANLDFLVLDQITDRFPQKYVDVSHLNLPAHIQLADPTFNVPAQIDMLLGVEMFWAIVTGAAKTLPTSKRTYLIPSKLGWLVAGPVEGATTHINTSTTRSHFCLADLSTQMTKFWETEELPPEADSIKNGIEFDSHPIEKHFVDNTYRQSDGRFVVRLPLKDTPDCLGNTFNIAKKRLLNLEKRFSKQPELKSMYVDFINEYRDLGHLSESRQCYTANHLPHHPVMKESESTRLRTVFNASCPTSSGYSINDIQLVGPNIQNSLFDILLRFRQYRYVLSGDIEKQYRQILMNELDRNLQVILWREDEHLPIRSLTLNTVTYGFASSSWLAARCLWQLGAESKDPLVRTIIQNDFYCDDLLTGADSESELLQIQAGVSQSLASGCFNLPCLWERSVVGGARVSIKA; encoded by the exons ATGGCTGAAGCTGCAAAAAGGGAAGCTCTTCTGGCAGAACTACGTGTTAAACGTGGCTCAATAAAGGGTCAGGTTTCTAAATTCCGTGGTTACTTAAGTACAATCAAAGATGATGAAGTGTTAACCGGTGTTAAAGTCAATGAGCTGACCTTAAGATTAAATAAAGTTATAGAGTTATCCACGCGCCTTGACGAGCTGCAAACTTCGATAGAAGTAACTAACTCTGATAATCTTGAAAGTGAACTTTCAGAACGGGACATCAATGAGACCCATATTAACTCGGCTATAGCTACAGCTCAGAGTATACTTGAACGCTCTCAGGCTCTAAAAACATCACCAGAAGCTTCTGTCAAAACCTGTATCTCAGGTGGCTGTAACTCGGAGCATCTCGGCTTCAAGCTTCCTCAAATTAAAATCTCAAAATTTGATGGCTCTTATTATAAATGGATGGAATTCAAAGACCTCTATGAATctttaattcataataatgaACATATTAAGCCCATCCATAAATTCCATTATTTGAGTTCCTATCTTGAAGGAGAGGCCTCACGAGTCATAGCAAATTTAGAAGTTTCCACTGACAACTATAATGAAGCTTGGAAACTGTTGTGTGACAGGTTCAGTAACAAAAGGCAACTAATTACTAACCACTTAAatgctttatttaatttagaccCCATACAAAGAGAATCTGATAAATCTTTAAGATTTTTGAGTGACCATGTTACTAAAAACCTCCGGGCTCTTAAAACATTGGGCCAACCAACTGAACACTGGGATACAATGCTAGTTCATTTGTTATCTGCAAAATTGGATACCAATACTAATTCAAAATGGGAAGAGCATAGAAACACTCTTAAAGAATGGCCAACACTTGATGATTTTAGGGAATTTCTAAAGAATCGTGCAGACATTTTAGAAAACCTATACCGCTCAAAGCGGGACAAACAAGCTAACCACAAGCCAGAGCCTGTGgctattaaaactttatttaaacatgataaaaacataaaaactttcATGATTTCAGAAAAACAAAGTGACCACAAGGGTCGGCCGTGCGTCGTGTGCCATGGTGATCACAGGGTGTATGACTGCCCAACCTTTAGAAAGATGTCAGTCGACGAGCGCTGGTCACGGGCGTCCAGTCTGAAGCTGTGCCATGTCTGCCTCCGACCGGACCATGAGACCCGTGCATGCAAGTTAAATGGCTGTCGCGTATGTAGAAGACGACACAATACATACTTACACAACACACCAAATAACACTTCTTCTAGTGGAGCTAGCAAGGAACAGACAGTTCAGGCAACCAATAGTGCTATGGGAGATGTCGCTTGCTCCTCCACTATGCTAACTTCTGACAGTGCAGAGGTGCCAAACACCTTCACTGCTAATACTTTGCTTACCAATAGTGAAGCACTACTTTCGACAGCTCTAATTGAAATAGTTAACcctttcaataataaaaaagagaCTGTTAAGTGTCTCTTAGATAGCTGTTCGCAATCGAACTATCTTACTGAAGCATTAAGACAACGTTTGCAACTTGATCTTCAGCCTCTAACTGCTTCAAATGTTACAGGAATAGGAAATACCCCTCTGACCTATAAGCCTGTACGTTGTGCAGCCCatattaaatctaaattaagCGATTTCAATGCTAATCTTGACTTTCTAGTTTTAGACCAAATAACTGATCGCTTCCCACAGAAATATGTTGATGTTAGTCACCTTAACTTACCTGCTCATATACAACTTGCAGATCCAACCTTTAATGTTCCAGCCCAAATTGATATGCTGTTGGGAGTGGAAATGTTTTGGGCAATAGTAACAGGTGCTGCAAAAACATTGCCAACGAGCAAGCGCACCTACCTAATCCCATCTAAACTTGGGTGGCTTGTAGCTGGCCCGGTAGAGGGAGCTACTACGCATATAAACACATCAACCACGCGTAGTCATTTTTGTTTAGCTGATCTGTCGACCCAGATGACAAAGTTTTGGGAGACAGAGGAGCTGCCGCCAGAGGCAGACTCCATCAAAAATGGGATTGAGTTCGACTCTCATCCTatagaaaaacattttgtgGACAATACCTATCGCCAATCTGACGGCAGATTTGTAGTGCGTTTACCTTTAAAAGACACACCAGACTGCTTAGGCAACACATTTAACATAGCTAAGAAGCGCTTACTTAACTTAGAAAAGCGTTTTAGTAAACAACCTGAGCTTAAATCAATGTACGTtgattttataaatgaatataGAGATTTAGGGCATCTGTCGGAGTCTAGGCAATGTTATACAGCCAACCACCTCCCTCATCACCCGGTGATGAAGGAGAGTGAATCTACTCGCTTAAGAACTGTATTCAATGCTAGTTGCCCAACCTCCTCTGGATATTCTATCAATGATATCCAGCTGGTAGGACCTAATATCCAAAACTCTCTGTTCGATATATTGCTTAGATTCCGTCAATACAGGTATGTGCTCTCCGGTGACATAGAAAAACAGTACAGGCAAATTTTAATGAATGAACTAGACAGAAACCTACAAGTGATTCTATGGCGCGAAGACGAGCACTTACCTATACGCTCTCTCACTTTAAATACCGTTACGTATGGCTTTGCTTCATCGAGCTGGTTAGCGGCTCGATGTTTGTGGCAGTTAGGGGCTGAGAGCAAGGATCCTTTGGTTAGGACCATTATACAAAATGACTTTTACTGTGATGACTTATTAACAGGGGCAGACTCTGAATCAGAGCTGCTTCAAATACAAGCTGGCGTCTCACAGTCTTTAGCCTCTGGTTGCTTTAATCTGC CATGTCTCTGGGAACGCTCTGTGGTGGGGGGGGCCCGAGTTTCTATTAAAGCCTGA